The genomic stretch GGAATGCCGTAAAGCCGAACGGCATCTGCCTGGCGCCGCAGTCCGCACAGTTCTCGCTGGATAAACAGTGCCCAGGCGGCATCGGCAGCATCATCCACCGCCTCCGATACTGCCTCGCCGCTTGACCGCGCGGCCTCCAGCTTTTCAAGCGCCTTTTCAAGCTTGCGCCCCGCACGGGCCAGCATATCTGCCTTTTCTCCCGCCAGTTCGACATCCAGCGGAGACAATCCCTGACCGGGGGTGGCGCTGATCAGGAATGACGGAGGTTTGAAGCTCATTGCATATGCCCGTGGCGATGAAATCCTGCGCACTCTCGGAATCTATAGACCCCAGCATATTGATCCAGCGGTCGGTGAGATTTTCTTAACCATGTTGGCGCAGCATCACGCTCGACGAGGCAGCCAGACCGCCCAAACAGGGCATTGGGCAACAGTAAATGAGACATGGCGACCATGAGGGAAGCATCCATCGGCCTTTTGGATAATCTCGTTCGCAATGTCATGCTCGGTCCGCCAGATGGACAGCTTTCGCAGAACACGCCGGCCAGAAGCGCAACATTCCTGAGCGAATACGAGGACGGCGATACGCAGCCGCCGGCAGAAACCGATATTGACGACGGGGATGTCCCGCTGGATGGCATCGACCTGCCGCAAGCCTCGGGCAATCGGCGGCCAGGGACGTGGCTGGATGCTCTGGTTACAGACCTGAGCGAGCGCAGCAGCGCGCCCGAGAACAGCATTTCAGCCGTAAACTCTGACGATGTCGGACTGTACCGGCTATTGCTCAATCATTCTCCCTGAACCTTACTCGAGCCAGGGCAGGGATGCTGTTGCGCGGACCTCTTCGAGGCTCCAGTCTTTCAGCAATTGACCATTCTGCCAGACCGGCTCCAGCATGTTGTGCTGTCCGCCAAGCTCTTCGAGATGGATGCCGACCAGATCCTTGCCGTCACGAACAACCGCGCGCCGTCCTGCGGCCGGTGGACGGTCGCGGATGTCGGGCGAACGGCGTCCGATTTCACGCCAGTTGCCGCCTTCGTCCTGAAGGGCACTCGCCCGCATTGTGAACGAAAGCGTATTCCGGTTGATTTTCTGCAGCAGCCCCGAGCCCATGCCGAACCGGATGTTTTCTGCTGAAAATCCCATGCCCTCCATACGTCCGAGGATCATCTGGATATCCTGGAGTGATACGCCATCCGACTGGATCACCCGGACATCGGCATCGATGACCTTGAAGCCCTTGCTGTTGAGCCGCGTTCCGTAAGCATAAGCGAGCTGGGCGATGACCTGTAGGGGCGTATCAATCGGATCGCCGCTGTCGGGCCTGACAATCAGTGTTGCGCCCGAGGCCCGGACCTTGGGCTGCAGCTGCTTGCCCCAGATTTCGGTAACGGCATTATGCAGGTCGTAGCTGTCTGAAACCACCGAATAGACACCGAATGGCGCAAAACGGTCGACCATGTTGGCATAGGCTTCGGCCTCGCGTGCGGCACCCCAGGCGGTAATCGTCGTATGTTCGGAGGCCGGGACAGAATGTGCGGCCATCTGGGCGCCATAGTAACGCCGGGCATGAAGCAGTGCCGGAAGAGAATCGGAACTCTTGAAATGGACGAGATGCGCCACGCCACCAATGGCAGCCTGTTCAAGGCTCGACGTACTGCGAGCCCCATAATCGCTCAGGAAGGTCGGCATCAGGCTTCCCGGATCGTCGCAGGTGCGATCGAGAAACGGCTGGATGGCAAGCCGCAATCGCCAAGCCGCAGTTGCAACGGTTGAGGGGTACCAGATCGCCCTCAGGAGAGCCGTCTCGATGTAGGAGGTCAACCAGGGAACTTTGGCGTCTGTATTCACGACCTGAGCGACCGGTACACCGCGACGTACCGCAACACCTTCTGGAAGTGCCTCGATGCGGATCGGCAGATAGCCTCCATGGGCGTTGAGAATGTGGCTCCAGCCCTCGCGGTCAAAGGGTTGTCCATGAAGCCTCGCGACTTCATCGGCTTCGTCGATATCGGCTTTGCTGACCTGCCGCCCGAGATAGCCCTTCAGGAACATCTGAAGGCCGAAGAACATGACTTCCGGCCGCAGGGAATTGCCGCGAGTCGTGGCAAAGGCACTGATGGCCCGAGTTCCGGCCGGATATTGCAGGAAATGACCGAGCTTGTAGCTGTCGGTATTGAGGATCGGATTCATCATTTCGGTCATGGGGGCCTGTCCGCGATCTCCAGTGTGGCGTTTCCGCTCGAGGGAATCGCCTCGTATAGGTGTAGGGGAGGAGCCGAAAAGCAGCAAGCTACCCGTTCCTTGTGCATGTTTAACGAAATATTAACCATGTTAAGCCAGCCTGAGGCTTGTAGCGACAGTTGCATTGCTCCGATATCCTGCGGCTCTACCCGCCGCACAGGTGATCGTTCCCCGCCGCATGAGCGGTGCGTATTTCCAATCTGATGATCGACCTTCATCCTCTGCAGGAGGAGATTTGACCTTGCTTTCGCCCGTGAGCACCGCGTCGAATTCATCGCTGAACCTGCAGGATATGCGCTCGCAGGCAGAGACGAATGCCGGCCAGACGGCGGCGGGCCAGGTGAATGCGGCAGTAGCCCGCTCTGGCCTCGACCAGAACATGACGATTGCAGGGCGTATCAACATGCTGCTGCTCTCGGGACCAGAGCGC from Peteryoungia desertarenae encodes the following:
- a CDS encoding DUF6665 family protein, which gives rise to MSFKPPSFLISATPGQGLSPLDVELAGEKADMLARAGRKLEKALEKLEAARSSGEAVSEAVDDAADAAWALFIQRELCGLRRQADAVRLYGIPKDVMARLGAGKRRETG
- a CDS encoding nicotinate phosphoribosyltransferase, with the protein product MTEMMNPILNTDSYKLGHFLQYPAGTRAISAFATTRGNSLRPEVMFFGLQMFLKGYLGRQVSKADIDEADEVARLHGQPFDREGWSHILNAHGGYLPIRIEALPEGVAVRRGVPVAQVVNTDAKVPWLTSYIETALLRAIWYPSTVATAAWRLRLAIQPFLDRTCDDPGSLMPTFLSDYGARSTSSLEQAAIGGVAHLVHFKSSDSLPALLHARRYYGAQMAAHSVPASEHTTITAWGAAREAEAYANMVDRFAPFGVYSVVSDSYDLHNAVTEIWGKQLQPKVRASGATLIVRPDSGDPIDTPLQVIAQLAYAYGTRLNSKGFKVIDADVRVIQSDGVSLQDIQMILGRMEGMGFSAENIRFGMGSGLLQKINRNTLSFTMRASALQDEGGNWREIGRRSPDIRDRPPAAGRRAVVRDGKDLVGIHLEELGGQHNMLEPVWQNGQLLKDWSLEEVRATASLPWLE